A window of Magnolia sinica isolate HGM2019 chromosome 13, MsV1, whole genome shotgun sequence genomic DNA:
aaaaaactccTCACTTAGGGTTAATAATGAACTGCATGGGCTTGTACATAAGATTTGCTTCTCACTATTGATTTCCaaatttttcttctccttctccggGAGTTGTAAAAAAACTCATGAGACCAGATTATCCTGTTTTCATCATCCTTTGAGGCTGCAGCATGCAAGCCGAGGGACATAGGTACATTTTTCTCTGGTCCTTGTGGTGTTGTGGGTTCGAATGATGTGGAAATCTTGGCTCTTCATGAAGCCTATCTTCCTGTCCTCGAATGCTGGCATTTTGATCATTGAAGTGGACTCAAATAAAGTCATTAAGTGGGCTCCTCAGAAATTGCAGGCTTGTGGAAAATTGCCTCTATTTGTTGTGACCCATTATTGCTGCAGAAAATAGATGGTATCTTCTGGTTCTTAAAGTGATGGcttccttttaaaaaaagaaacgaGACAAGATACCTTGTTTAATACTTGTTCTGTAAGCATTTTCTCAATCAAGAATTTTTCCTGATGTATTTCTTATGTATTTTCTCAACCAGCTAACTTTCTTTTGTGCCCTTGTAGCAATTGACTGAAGCCCTCTTTTTGACGCTTATGCACTTTGTGAAGTCTCTATATGCTCTTTTTTGTATAAAAAACTGTGGAACATTTAAGGCCATATGATTTTTATATAGCCTATTTGCTTTATGTGCAACAATGCAAGGCAGTTAAACATGAATGAAGGCAATGTATGGGCAATGTTGGACTTTTATCTAGTTTTGTTATTTTCAAGTTGTCTTTTATGTCAACTAGGGACAAAGTAGACAACTTGTTTGTTAGAGTGAATAGGAGTCCTTTGTTGAAAATAGGAAAAAGTTTTTGACCTACATAGGTGATAGGACTATATCGGCAATGTATGGGATTGATAATACATAATGATTTTAATTATTGAATGACACTTTCCTAAGGTATTTACTATTGTTTCTTGCCATAGGATGTAGTTTTTAGTGGTGTGATCCCTAGAAGCCACTTTGGTCTGATGTCATGGGTTTGCATGGAGAGATTCTGTGTTTTTATCCTTTTAGTTGCTCTTTTATCTATTGCTACTGAATTTGGAGCAATTGAAGCTAAATCATGGCATGTTGGTGATTTGCTAGAGGATTGGAGCTTCAAAATTGCTATATGTTTATCCCTTCTTTGATAGTCTTGCTGCATCAAAACATTTTagaattagtattagaattaattTCTGGGTGCTTCTCAGTCTAGTCCTATTCGATCCTCCAAAATGAGTCCGGTTCTGAAGTCAAGGACCCTATATGGCACATATGGAAATATCTGGGGCCTTTTAGGGTGGTGGCTTTCGCATGGCTCATGGGTAAAAGCAAAATCCTTACTATCGAGTATCGACAACCTGAGGGGAAGGCAAATGATTCTTCCAAATGCATGTATCTTGTGCTCACATGATGAGGAAATGGACCATATCTTTATTCACTGTGAGTACCAGGGTGATTTGGGAGGGATTTCTGATGTTTTTGAAACGAGCTGGGTGATGCCTCAAAAGAGGGGGTCTTTTGCCTGTGGCATTTCCGCAGGGTTGTGTTTCTCCTTTGTATTAGCTGGATGATCTCTCATCATCCTTCTTGTTTTCCCTCTTGCCCCGTTTTGCAATAAAAATTTGAATTAcccttaaaaaagaagaagaatgcatAGTTGGTTTGGAGACCACCAAACAGTAGCAATCTTAATTTACTACAAAGTGAGATACTTGTTATTTGAAGGTTGTATTTTAGCAAAGGCAGTCCTAGTTTTAGTGTGCTTTAATTAACTTGAGGGACACGTTCTGTTAGATTAGGAAACTGTCCAGCAGTCTATTTACAAATTATGTAAAGCAATTATTTGTAGTTTTGTTAAATTAAATAAAAGACATTAGATTACTTCTGTCGTGTGACTGGATGGTTGAAGTGAGACTCTTCAATGGGTGGTGAGATTCCACCTTGAAGGACTGTTTGATTTTATCCTCTATAGTTACTTCTTCAACCATAGCTTATTCTCTATTCCATCCTGCAGAGTCAGAGAGAGATTCTTCAGTGTGGTGCCGTGACCAAGGTTCAACGTACCAGTATTGGCGTATGTGTTGGCTGGCCCCAAAACTGATTTGAATCAGTTTTTATCGTTGTGTCAATGCTCATATCAGCTGAATTGTTGTGAATTTTTGTTtgtgtaaaagaaaataaaagggggGAAAAACAGTAACAGATAAAACATAAAATTGGTAAATGCTCAATTCAATACTTTGTCAGTACCTGGGTGATTTTACTTAATGTATTTAGTAGTCTGTAAACCAGTTATTGCAAAACATTGTGTATTTATGTGCAGAAGTGAAACAGAtggcatatattatatatactctCAAGAGTACATGTACAGTCACACAAGTCTACATTTGATACATTATAGACTATATTATGGATCACAGGCAACGATATAAATTATTGATAGTAGTTGATACTTGAAAATGTAATATAAACCTAATagtcaatttatatagatctagcttaacttcacacacacacacacacacacacacacacacacacatcttgcATGCAATATTGGCATAATATAAGCGAAAGATTAAATGGCAAATAGAAAACCCAAACatctgattatttatttattttttctttttttggaacaAATTTTTTATTAAGAGAGCACCGAGATGGTGCAAAAACAAACTACAACTGaagcaaaaaaggaaaaattacaATCTTCTAAAGATTTAATGCAAGAATCCCATTCCACTACAAGAAGCTTTGCTTTGAAGAAGACCTCCTCTGCCTTGGTGGGCTCATTTCAAAAGCACCTTTTGCTGGGTTCCCCGCAAATAGTCCATAATAAAACCACCAAGTCAACCTTCAAATAGCTTTTACTTTCCTTCCTAGCCATACTCTATGGCAAGGCAAAAAACAGCTCTCCAGTTGACTTTTGCATAACCTGTGGCATATTGAAAAGGCCAAAGAAGTAGCTCCACACCTTTCTTGCGAATGAGCAATGCATGAGAAGGTGATTAATTGTCTCAGCATCCTCCATGCACATGACACACACGTTGGGAAGAATCATTAACTTCTTTTGGAGATTGTTGATGGTAAGAATTCACCCTCTTCCTGCAAGCCACTCAAAGGCCGCAACTTTTGGAGGGGCCGCATAGtgccaaacattttccatgtgcTCATGGGTGCCATTCCTTTCAAACCTCTGAAGAGACTCATAAAAGGACCATACCGAGAAGCAACCTAATTTATCCTTTAACCATATCATTGTGTCCCTATCTTCTCTTACTGGTACGTGAAGGTGAAGACAGTCAAGTAGCCTCACTAATTCTTCAATTTCCTCATCTTGCATGTTTCTTTgacatggtggagtccacaccaCTTCAATCCCGACAAAAGAATATCATTTGAATGTAATGCAAAATCACCTAAATATCCATTCAAAAACACGAttagacttatatatatatatattttcctgcTAGGGCCCACATCGCTCTTTCACCTTGCACATTCACTTCCATCTTGGCTATTATGGTCTTCAACAATATAGTTTGCTAACTAGGACTAGGACTCGGCACCAAGTTAGGTCAACTCGAGACTTGATGGGTTGACCTGGTGGGTCAAAAAGTTAATTTTTAATGTATGTTCATCATAAAAAAATTGTATATAACTTCTCCTACTCCcttctccttccttcttccgtctttctcctcttccttctctttATTGGGCTGAGTTGACTCGCTGAGTTAGCCCCAAGTCGCGCAAGTCATATGCAAACCACATGCACCTCAACCTACTCACTAGGGCTGCAACAGACGTGGATTGCCCGACTGTAGGGGATTCTCGCAACCCTATTCTCTGTGGGcatcactgtgatgtgtgttacatccactccatccatccatctcgctacctcatttcagggcataagcCCGTGGCACAGGAAATTGTGGGGACAaagacgcccactgttgaaaccttcctatggcccatcgttatgtttatatgccatccaacctgcatAAGGTGAATCCAACcgggatgaaaagaaaaaaacaaatattaacttgttccaagacttctgtggccccacgaagtttttaatggactttcaatacccactgtttcctgtggtgtagtccccGTAAGCATTGGGATCTCCCTCATATTTGGGCGTGTGCGATAAAATGAGTCGGTGAAagggatgggcggagtggatatagcacatacatcacggtggccccacataacttaGGGCTGTAGGAATCCCCTGCATCCAAGGCTCCAGGCATTCTGCGTTTGGCTGCAAATTGGGTTCAAGTCAACCTGATTTGGGTTGTCTGGTCAAGTTGGGAATAATCGCATGTATTTTGATCAGATGGGTAAGTTGTGCTGGGTTGGGGTTAAGTATAGAGGACATCAGGTTGGAAGTCATGTTGGTTGGGTTGCGGGTTGGGTCCTCTTAAGGTTGGGTAGGACTCAGGTTGACCCTCAGGTTGATCCAACCCACACGAGTTTCACCCCTATTAGTGACTGACCAAATTGGTGACTAGGACGAGTCCTGGGTTAACTTCTGTGTTGGCGAACTATGTTCAACAATGTATCCATCCCCCTGAGCACAACTACCCTAAGCAGCCACACAACCTAAACACTTCCAAAATTAACATCCGATGTAGACCTACTAGCCCTCAGCTTGGTAAGTGAATCTGCAACCTCATCATATCTTGGAATGGACGGAAAAGAAATAGGGAGCTCCCTGCACCGATCCAAACCTCTTCTATGCAATCAGTAAGGCTCCAAGGAAACAGTCTGCCTTTCACGCAGGAAATCACATTATAAGAGTTCCCTTCAATTGCAATTGGGATGAATTGAGCCACTTCACTTATTTAACAACTTCACTCTCTCTTAGGAGCAATTGCCTGAGCCCTAGGTGCATTAGGTTCTTTGGATTGTATGCAGACTGATATGTTGGTCAATCGTAGACTTGTCTTTGCATTGTTATTGTGGGTAAACATGACAAGCATCTAGTGCCATTGCTTacatccagtgttttaaatatcgacgatatcggccgatatatcccacgatatttcttatatcccacctgtgcgatacaaaatgcacaggtagtgGGATTTATCCCatatgttcgatctggtgagcatttttaattttcgatcattttttatttttctttaaatcatgttaaatcggtgTTGAATTGTTACGAAtccatgttttgtatgaaaaatcatggattgagagcttcgattttgagatttggaggagaaggaccAAGTTgcggaaatttgaaaaaaattaaaattttcccaatttctcgcaaatcggttgcaatatttgtgtccaaacataaaatcaaacatgtatgttacctgatttagtgattcttctttttcttttgaatgtagtGCTTATGTtttcacatgtcttcttacatttataaattatatgaatatactttgaatatacttgcatcaattcagttagacaatgcatagaataagaccccatataaagaaaacctattatgtgcgcttgttttttttgtaattttttgatttgtaagtgtgtattgatgtcttttttaacaatcactgaaatttcattgaaaattttgaccaatttccaatgtttccccattttTGCAACAAtaatgatacattacgcgatacaaccgatgtatcccatgcaataacagatacgtatccatatcccaagggtgcgatacgtaatgcgataccgatatttcgaacactgcttacaTCTAACTTATTAGTAATCTCCATACTATAGCATACTATATCCAGACTGTTCCTTTGATGGGCTCTATCAAGGATGGCCTGTAGGACATATCCCAAAAAATACACCAGATCCTAGCTACCAATAGGAGGAATTCAGAGGGTCAGAGAAAAATCCAACCAGCGGTCAGCATTCGACGAGCAAAAAGAAAGGGTATCAGAAATCCTCCAATTATCATTTAGGATTGTCCGATCATCATGACTTTTAGGACATGGCCCATCCACGTCAAGGTCCAATTGGGAATGACTGAATGTTTTTAAGTGTCTGCGATGTGTTTGGAGGCAATTTACTGGATCTGTTCCTTACAAGTAGCATGCTATTTCTTTTGCTATGGAGTAAACATTTGAACTACGTATCGCTTCTTATCACACATTTTTGccattgtttgtttgtttgtttcttttCCCCTCTTCTCTATCAGAAGTAGAAAGTGCAATGTTCTTTTAAGTTGAATATTCAGTGTTCTTTTAAGTTGAGTATTCTAATTCGAGAAATTGTTCTTTCAGATTTTGTGGTCCGCTGTGGGGATGGAGGAAGATGCTTGGGTGGTTCCTTCCTGATAATCTCTGCACGGCACAATTGCATTCTAGAAAGATCCTCCGTTACATATCTAAAAGGGGTTTGATCATCTACTTTGTTCAGAGGCTTTTCCACTATCTAATTAACCCATCGTATTTTCTCCACACTTCAATTTTGTTGACTGGTGCTACGTTCTCCTAGTTATGGAGATACAGACCTCTGGAAAGCCTATAGATTCTTTGCTAGAGAAGGTCCTTTGTATGAACATTCTTTCTTCCGATTACTTTAAAGAGCtttacagattgaagacttaccATGAAGTTATAGATGAGATCTACAATCAAGTTGATCATGTGGAGCCATGGATGACTGGAAATTGCAGAGGCCCTTCAACTGCATTTTGCCTTCTCTACAAATTCTTTACCATGAAACTCACTGTCAAACAGATGCATGGGCTATTGAAGCATTCTGATTCTCCTTATATTAGAGCTGTAAGTATCTGTCCTTTTGGATATCTTTATGGCGGTTCTTTCAGTGCATCCATGTAGGCATGTTCTTTCTCGAGCTATTCCAGACATGGACATTTCACTAGGTATTAGATGCAACAGTTTGCTTGTCTGCCATATTAGGCTGAACTCATTATAGTTTGATACCATGAacaaatcattatcatcatcatcatttgtcGTCATCGCCATCGTCATTGTCATCGTCGTTGTCGTCGTcatcgtcctcatcctcatcgccatcatcatcgtcgtcgtcatcgtCGTCGTTGTCATCATTGTCATCGTCATCCGAGCTAAGTGCTTTCAGCTATTCAAATCCTGCTGAACTAAGTGCTGTCAACTATATGAAACCTGTTTTGCCATACCACTCTATCACAGACCATATCCCTAGTTAAACCATGGGtcttcaaatcttttcttactacctccgcCCACATCCTTCtggaccttccccttgcccttttagggccatcaacttgaaccaacttacCCCTAACTGGCGCAGTTGTTTCCGTTGCACaagaccaaaccatccaagtctaccttccctcatcttattacatatTGCCTATTGGTGCTACTTGTAAGTTCCCTCGAATCCATTCATTTCTAGTTGCATCCTTCCTTGTCccatcactcatccatctcaacatcctcattttagctatgctcatcctatgaacatgttgttccttgactgccACACATTCCATCCCATAGAACATTGCAAGTGTTATTACTATGATCTTCACATTGCTAGATTCCATGAGCCTTggccacactttaatatattgtGGCAAATCATCTACTTTAAAGGTAGTCTACATTTATGTCAATCTGTATCTTCCAAAATTTGGACCATACTGTGAATGGATCACAGCCCGAAATCACACCGATCGAACATTAGTCATATATTTCATCATTTAAAATTAGAACACCGACCATGTCATTTTAAccctccatttgatggccatgTCTTGGATGGTTAAGACTGCCTGATGATATTTGACTTTCAGATATGCTCCATCTGCTGTGgagcccatgatttggatggtcaggaATTGATGTAGACATGCTCTATACACAGTAGATGAGTTGCTACAAGTAAATTGTGGCAGATGCACTCTGTAGTCTGGTTCTTTTCATATTGGTTACATAGTTCTTCAACACAGTCTATTTTAGCATCGACTCTTGAG
This region includes:
- the LOC131223329 gene encoding pre-mRNA splicing factor SR-like 1 isoform X6, producing MEIQTSGKPIDSLLEKVLCMNILSSDYFKELYRLKTYHEVIDEIYNQVDHVEPWMTGNCRGPSTAFCLLYKFFTMKLTVKQMHGLLKHSDSPYIRAIGFLYLRYAADPKTLWGWFEPYVKDDEVSVRASFIGVLSRVEWSNNNNGRICTGSASWTVYIRDWYFEANSLPR
- the LOC131223329 gene encoding pre-mRNA splicing factor SR-like 1 isoform X7, producing MEIQTSGKPIDSLLEKVLCMNILSSDYFKELYRLKTYHEVIDEIYNQVDHVEPWMTGNCRGPSTAFCLLYKFFTMKLTVKQMHGLLKHSDSPYIRAIGFLYLRYAADPKTLWGWFEPYVKDDEVSVRASFIGVLSRVEWSNNNNGRICTGSASWTGLTELDLCPAL
- the LOC131223329 gene encoding pre-mRNA splicing factor SR-like 1 isoform X9 translates to MEIQTSGKPIDSLLEKVLCMNILSSDYFKELYRLKTYHEVIDEIYNQVDHVEPWMTGNCRGPSTAFCLLYKFFTMKLTVKQMHGLLKHSDSPYIRAIGFLYLRYAADPKTLWGWFEPYVKDDEVSVRASFIGVLSRVEWSNNNNGRICTGSASWTVLL
- the LOC131223329 gene encoding pre-mRNA splicing factor SR-like 1 isoform X8; translation: MEIQTSGKPIDSLLEKVLCMNILSSDYFKELYRLKTYHEVIDEIYNQVDHVEPWMTGNCRGPSTAFCLLYKFFTMKLTVKQMHGLLKHSDSPYIRAIGFLYLRYAADPKTLWGWFEPYVKDDEEFSPGSNGRTTTMGVYVRDLLLGQSISEIGTSKLIVYQGS
- the LOC131223329 gene encoding pre-mRNA splicing factor SR-like 1 isoform X4; amino-acid sequence: MEIQTSGKPIDSLLEKVLCMNILSSDYFKELYRLKTYHEVIDEIYNQVDHVEPWMTGNCRGPSTAFCLLYKFFTMKLTVKQMHGLLKHSDSPYIRAIGFLYLRYAADPKTLWGWFEPYVKDDEEFSPGSNGRTTTMGVYVRDLLLGQLGLPYGSYQERRSHFYLQQLSISTTLIPSSPAHLFR
- the LOC131223329 gene encoding pre-mRNA splicing factor SR-like 1 isoform X10; its protein translation is MEIQTSGKPIDSLLEKVLCMNILSSDYFKELYRLKTYHEVIDEIYNQVDHVEPWMTGNCRGPSTAFCLLYKFFTMKLTVKQMHGLLKHSDSPYIRAIGFLYLRYAADPKTLWGWFEPYVKDDEEFSPGSNGRTTTMGVYVRDLLLGQD
- the LOC131223329 gene encoding pre-mRNA splicing factor SR-like 1 isoform X5, with product MEIQTSGKPIDSLLEKVLCMNILSSDYFKELYRLKTYHEVIDEIYNQVDHVEPWMTGNCRGPSTAFCLLYKFFTMKLTVKQMHGLLKHSDSPYIRAIGFLYLRYAADPKTLWGWFEPYVKDDEEFSPGSNGRTTTMGVYVRDLLLGQIPSLGCPTEVTKRGDHISICNNSV